The Tamandua tetradactyla isolate mTamTet1 chromosome 23, mTamTet1.pri, whole genome shotgun sequence genome includes a window with the following:
- the BCKDK gene encoding branched-chain alpha-ketoacid dehydrogenase kinase, translating to MILASVLGSGPRGGPSLRPLLGPALSLRTRSTSATDTHHVEMARERSKTVTSFYNQSAIDVAAEKPSVRLTPTMMLYSGRSQDGSHLLKSARYLQQELPVRIAHRIKGFRSLPFIIGCNPTILHVHELYIRAFQKLTDFPPIKDQADEAQYCQLVRQLLDDHKDVVTLLAEGLRESRKHIQDEKLVRYFLDKTLTSRLGIRMLATHHLALHEDKPDFVGIICTRLSPKKIIEKWVDFARRLCEHKYGNAPRVRINGHVAARFPFIPMPLDYILPELLKNAMRATMESHLDTPYNVPDVVITIANNDIDLIIRISDRGGGVAHKDLDRVMDYHFTTAEASTQNPRISPLFGHLDMHSGGQSGPMHGFGFGLPTSRAYAEYLGGSLQLQSLQGIGTDVYLRLRHIDGREESFRI from the exons ATGATACTGGCGTCGGTGCTGGGGAGTGGCCCTCGGGGTGGGCCATCGCTTCGGCCCCTCTTGGGACCTGCCCTCTCACTCCGAACACGCTCCACGTCAGCCACTGACACCCACCACGTGGAGATGGCACGGGAGCGCTCTAAGACTGTCACCTCCTTTTACAATCAGTCTGCCATAGACGTGGCAGCAGAGAAG CCCTCAGTCCGCCTCACTCCTACCATGATGCTCTACTCTGGCCGCTCTCAGGACGGCAGCCACCTTCTG AAAAGTGCTCGGTACCTGCAGCAAGAGCTGCCAGTGAGGATCGCTCACCGCATCAAGGGCTTCCGAAGCCTGCCTTTCATCATCGGCTGCAACCCCACCATCCTGCACGTG CATGAGCTGTACATCCGTGCCTTCCAGAAGCTGACAGACTTCCCTCCG ATCAAGGACCAGGCAGATGAGGCCCAGTACTGCCAGCTAGTGAGACAGCTGCTGGATGACCATAAGGATGTGGTGACTCTCCTAGCTGAAGGCCTGCGGGAGAGCAGGAAGCACATACAG GATGAAAAGCTCGTCCGCTATTTCTTAGACAAGACATTGACGTCGCGGCTCGGGATCCGCATGTTGGCTACACACCACCTGGCGCTACATGAGGACAAG CCTGACTTTGTCGGCATCATCTGCACTCGCCTCTCGCCAAAGAAGATTATTGAAAAGTGGGTGGACTTTGCCAG ACGCCTGTGTGAGCACAAGTACGGCAATGCCCCCCGCGTCCGCATCAATGGGCATGTAGCCGCCCGCTTCCCTTTCATCCCCATGCCACTGGACTACATCCTGCCCGAGCTACTCAAGAATGCCATGAG AGCTACAATGGAGAGTCACCTGGACACTCCCTACAACGTCCCTGATGTGGTCATCACTATCGCCAACAATGATATTGATCTCATCATCAG GATTTCGGACCGGGGAGGGGGAGTTGCTCACAAAGACCTGGATCGAGTCATGGACTACCACTTCACAACGGCCGAGGCCAGCACCCAGAACCCCCGGATCAGCCCCCTCTTTGGCCACCTGGACATGCACAGCGGCGGCCAGTCAGGACCTATGCACGG CTTTGGCTTCGGGCTGCCCACGTCACGGGCCTACGCGGAGTACCTCGGTGGCTCCCTGCAGCTGCAGTCCCTGCAGGGCATTGGCACGGACGTCTACCTGCGGCTGCGCCACATCGATGGCCGGGAGGAAAGCTTCCGCATCTGA